The Paraburkholderia largidicola DNA segment GTTCGGGCTCGCAGAACCAGCTCGCGTTCCGCGTCGGCATGCGTCACAAGTTCTAAGCTGTGTTGTCGGGCGAAGCGCTTGCGGGCGCTTTGCCTGAACGCTTGCAGATGGACTGGAAACGCCCCGCTTTTGTGGGGCGTTTTTGTTGGTGGTGATAGGTGAAAAGTGAAACTCAGGCTGCCAGCTTCATGCTGACGAGCCGGTTCAGGCTCACGCCCTGCTCGGCCGCCTGCATCGCCAGCGCGCGATGTTGCTCAGGTGGAATGCGTACTCTGAACTCGCCGCTATAGCGCTTCTCCGCGAGCGGCTCAGGTACGGCTTCACCTTGTTCGATCATGTCGGCGATGGCTTCCGCGACAGCAGCGCGTATTCCCTTGAGCGCGGCGTCGGGCGAACGGGCAAGCCACGAAAGGGATGGAAACTCCGCGCACAGCCCCACATGTTCGCCGTCTTCCGGCGACCAGGTGACGCGGTAGGTGTAGTGATCAGCGGGCACGTTGACTCTCCTTCAGCTTATCGATGGCCTGCAGCACCTGGCGAACCTGGTATGCCTTGGCCTTTCCTTTTTCGTTTTGAATATTGACGCGTGGATCGCCCATCCAGGGCATGCGGAAAACTGCGTGACTCGAACCCGATTGACGCGGCTTTCCGAAATACTCCTCGCAGACCTTGAACAATGCCGTGTAACGGACGTTCGCGGGTTCACGACGCATTTGTTCAAGGATTTTTTCTGTCATGCACGAATGGTACCATTAATGGCACCATTCGGTCGGCGCGGCCGTGATGTACGGGTAACAGATCTACACTAATCCGGCGACACAAAAATCCGCACTTCCCCGTCCGCCGTCGGCATCGTGAAGTCATTGATGCGGTCCGCGCGGACGTCGAAGAGCAGGCGTTCCAGGCGCTCGAGCCGTGCCGCCTTTTCGCCGGCGTTCAACGATAGCGTGTCCGAATCCTTCATCAGCGCCATACGCGCGGCCATGATGCGCGCGACTGCGCTCGATCTCGATGTGAAAACCTCTTCCATGTCGGGTACTTCCTTCCCGCTGCGGCCACATGGAAAGCGTCATTTCGCATGCCGCGCCAGCTATGTTCGTCAAAAAGTGGCGCCCGCGTAGCCGGGCGCGCGACGATTCTATGAGCTTGCGCAAATTCTTGCCGCGCCGTTGACATGCACCTCGCCGTCCCCGTTCGGGCAATATCAATCAATCATTG contains these protein-coding regions:
- a CDS encoding type II toxin-antitoxin system HicB family antitoxin; translation: MPADHYTYRVTWSPEDGEHVGLCAEFPSLSWLARSPDAALKGIRAAVAEAIADMIEQGEAVPEPLAEKRYSGEFRVRIPPEQHRALAMQAAEQGVSLNRLVSMKLAA
- a CDS encoding toxin HicA, producing the protein MTEKILEQMRREPANVRYTALFKVCEEYFGKPRQSGSSHAVFRMPWMGDPRVNIQNEKGKAKAYQVRQVLQAIDKLKESQRAR